One segment of Solanum lycopersicum chromosome 1, SLM_r2.1 DNA contains the following:
- the LOC138345609 gene encoding uncharacterized protein → MVKFQWLDDCEKSFVELKKRLTTSHVLTLSEGSDGYVIYCDASRVGLGRVLIQRDKVIAYASRQLKMHEKNYPTHDLEHAAVVFALKICRHYLYGVHSTIIEWRFSSKGEMVYFSTGRLCVPDVGKLRQHILVEAHNSRYFVGESREHILVETHNSRYFVGELRQHILAEAHNSMYFIHPGSTKMYRDLQESYWWNGMKRDIGDFVVSAPISSKSG, encoded by the exons atggtcaagtttcaatggttagatgattgtgagaaaagctttgtaGAACTGAAAAAACGATTGACTACATCTCATGTCTTAACTCTatcagagggttcagatggttatgtgatctactgcgatgcatccagagttggcctTGGTCGTGTGTTAATAcaaagagataaggttatagcttatgcttctagacaacttaagatgcatgagaagaactatccaactcatgacctcgagcatgcagcagtggtgtttgcactcaagatatgcAGACACTAcctgtatggtgttcat tccacaatcatagagtggaggttttcttccaagggggagatggtctACTTCTCTAccggtagattgtgtgttcctgatgtgggcaAGTTGAGGCAGCATATTCTTGTAGAAGCTCATAACTCCAGGTATTTTGTGGGAGAGTCAAGGGAGCATATTCTTGTAGAAACTCATAACTCCAGGTATTTTGTGGGCGAGTTGAGGcagcatattcttgcagaagctcataactccatgtattttattcatccaggttccactaagatgtaccgcgatcttCAGGAATCGTATTGGTGGAATGgaatgaagagggatataggaGATTTTgtagtaagtgccccaatttcCAGCAAGTCAGGGTAG